One window of Paenibacillus sp. FSL K6-3182 genomic DNA carries:
- a CDS encoding glycosyl hydrolase, whose translation MREKQIQWFASTETKRWFNKTIEEAGNGNHNLTFSGESFQRLEGFGGCFNELGYAALQHLPEEERSQVMHALFHPEGEHKFSICRLPIGASDYALEWYSLNETDGDLSMEHFSIARDQQHLIPYIKEALKLNPELKLFASPWSPPTWMKFPKAYNYGTLRWEKEILEAYALYFVKFVEAYKAEGITIHQVHVQNEVVADQKFPSCVWTGEQLREFIRDYLGPAFESHGLDTEIWLGTINAPEAWDEWLKKKATDFDAYANTVLSDPEAYKYVKGVGYQWAGKHALQRTVQSYPELRYMQTENECGDGENSWFYARYVFNLYHHYFTNGVNAYIYWNMVLEPKGRSTWGWEQNAMLTVDKEKQLAIRNPEYYVMKHFAHFTSPDDRRIGLKGPWSGNAIAFEKPDGTRIIVLTNPFKEKRELRLSIGSKLQLFELEPESFHTIVIPCG comes from the coding sequence ATGAGAGAGAAACAGATACAATGGTTTGCAAGCACGGAAACCAAGCGATGGTTCAATAAAACGATAGAGGAAGCCGGTAATGGAAACCATAATCTGACATTCTCAGGTGAGAGCTTTCAGCGGTTAGAAGGGTTTGGAGGCTGCTTTAACGAGCTTGGTTATGCTGCTCTGCAGCATCTGCCGGAGGAAGAACGCAGTCAAGTGATGCATGCGCTCTTTCATCCCGAAGGCGAGCATAAATTCAGTATTTGCAGGCTTCCGATTGGCGCTAGCGATTATGCACTGGAATGGTATAGCTTAAACGAAACAGACGGAGACTTAAGTATGGAGCATTTCTCCATTGCCCGTGATCAACAACATTTGATTCCTTATATTAAGGAAGCGCTAAAACTTAATCCTGAATTGAAACTGTTCGCCTCTCCGTGGAGCCCTCCGACCTGGATGAAATTTCCGAAGGCGTACAATTACGGCACGCTACGCTGGGAGAAAGAAATTTTAGAAGCGTACGCGCTCTATTTTGTAAAGTTTGTAGAGGCATACAAGGCAGAAGGCATTACGATTCACCAGGTTCATGTTCAAAATGAGGTGGTTGCGGATCAGAAGTTTCCTTCCTGCGTATGGACGGGCGAGCAGCTTCGTGAATTTATACGTGATTATTTGGGACCTGCCTTTGAGAGCCACGGACTCGATACAGAAATATGGCTGGGCACAATTAATGCGCCGGAAGCATGGGATGAATGGCTGAAGAAGAAGGCAACTGATTTTGATGCGTATGCCAATACGGTGCTAAGCGACCCTGAAGCTTATAAATATGTGAAGGGCGTTGGCTATCAATGGGCGGGCAAGCATGCTTTGCAGCGTACCGTTCAAAGCTATCCTGAGCTTCGTTATATGCAAACGGAAAATGAATGCGGTGACGGTGAAAACAGTTGGTTCTATGCAAGATATGTGTTTAATCTCTATCATCATTATTTTACGAATGGCGTGAACGCGTATATTTACTGGAACATGGTGCTGGAACCAAAAGGCCGCAGCACATGGGGCTGGGAGCAAAATGCGATGCTGACCGTAGACAAGGAAAAGCAGCTTGCCATCCGTAATCCGGAGTATTATGTGATGAAGCATTTTGCCCATTTCACTTCGCCTGATGATCGAAGAATAGGGCTGAAAGGTCCATGGTCAGGCAATGCGATTGCTTTCGAGAAGCCGGACGGCACACGCATCATCGTCTTAACGAATCCATTCAAGGAAAAAAGGGAGCTGCGTTTGTCCATCGGCTCCAAACTCCAGCTGTTTGAGCTGGAACCGGAATCCTTTCATACAATTGTCATTCCATGTGGATGA
- a CDS encoding DUF11 domain-containing protein translates to MVQNQSLVQFASGSAELVTYSNTVNTALIGTRIVLEKKAYESEVTLGSTITYNITATNMGNTAGSVTLTDMLPEGTSFVANSVILNGTPMPGANPSNGIAIGNMMPQTQAQIIFQLIVVSIPSSLQLVNQAQADAEFRTAEGRIVTSITYSNTLVTPVNEVSLSARLSASTEQTFVSEHVTYELTIVNDGNLSLREAVASFDLPLGILFVPGSVTINAVISPSADPNAGIPLGTIRPQSTIVITYRAQTTEDAASISISKANVRYQVSSTPDYTHSNKVAVILIQPEISVNKQVDQLVAVPGDVLHYSIYIENASNVAVDAVMDDALPAGTVFVPNSLKLNNHSMPGVFIEDGINLGTLLGQSQNMITFDAQIPLPLATVAPLTNTASVVYTFRLSDGRVVSNSAISNAAITEVAAPIIQLTAKITPPIVEYGDTITIVSTLMNNGNLPAFVSFTSEFPFGVDLLPKTFRVDGARLSSIDYDGKQTWQLGNVLPGATLEIIYSAIVTDAIVSDEIVGYVKAKFSYEVSGQSYTGEALSNSLAVAVIGDDE, encoded by the coding sequence ATGGTTCAAAATCAATCGCTTGTTCAGTTTGCTTCAGGAAGCGCAGAGCTGGTGACCTACTCCAACACGGTCAATACCGCATTAATAGGGACTCGTATCGTACTCGAGAAAAAAGCCTATGAAAGCGAGGTTACTCTTGGCAGTACGATAACCTACAATATCACGGCAACGAACATGGGAAACACAGCCGGCAGCGTCACACTTACCGACATGCTGCCGGAAGGAACTTCATTTGTCGCGAACAGCGTAATATTGAATGGTACACCCATGCCTGGCGCTAACCCAAGCAACGGTATTGCAATTGGAAATATGATGCCGCAAACGCAAGCTCAAATCATATTTCAACTCATTGTCGTTTCCATTCCAAGCAGCCTTCAGCTAGTTAACCAAGCGCAGGCAGATGCCGAATTTCGAACAGCAGAAGGGCGAATTGTCACGAGTATTACCTACTCGAACACGCTCGTTACACCTGTTAATGAGGTATCGCTATCTGCTCGACTTAGTGCAAGCACCGAACAAACCTTTGTCTCAGAGCATGTAACCTATGAACTTACGATTGTTAATGACGGCAACCTTAGTCTCCGAGAGGCAGTCGCTTCCTTCGATCTGCCTCTCGGCATCCTTTTTGTGCCCGGCAGCGTGACAATCAATGCTGTTATTTCACCAAGCGCTGATCCGAATGCAGGTATCCCGCTCGGCACTATTAGACCACAATCAACCATCGTTATCACCTATCGCGCGCAAACGACGGAGGATGCAGCCTCTATATCTATCAGCAAAGCAAACGTTCGTTATCAAGTTTCCAGCACGCCGGATTATACGCATTCAAATAAGGTCGCCGTTATCCTTATCCAGCCCGAGATCAGCGTTAATAAGCAAGTAGATCAGCTTGTTGCTGTCCCAGGTGATGTCTTGCATTACTCGATCTACATTGAGAATGCCAGTAATGTTGCCGTTGATGCCGTGATGGATGACGCTTTGCCTGCTGGTACAGTCTTTGTACCAAATAGCCTGAAGTTAAATAACCATTCGATGCCAGGCGTGTTTATTGAAGATGGCATTAATCTCGGTACGCTGCTCGGGCAATCACAAAACATGATAACCTTTGATGCCCAAATCCCTTTACCCCTTGCCACTGTTGCACCATTAACGAACACTGCATCGGTTGTCTACACTTTTCGGCTCTCAGACGGAAGAGTAGTTAGCAATTCCGCGATATCAAATGCTGCAATAACAGAAGTGGCTGCGCCTATCATTCAGCTTACAGCAAAAATTACTCCACCTATTGTGGAGTATGGCGATACAATAACCATCGTTTCAACGCTTATGAATAATGGAAACTTGCCAGCTTTCGTTTCATTTACAAGCGAGTTTCCATTTGGCGTGGATTTATTGCCAAAAACGTTCCGTGTGGATGGAGCTCGACTAAGCTCCATTGATTATGACGGCAAACAAACATGGCAGCTTGGGAATGTACTACCCGGAGCAACACTTGAAATCATTTATTCTGCTATCGTTACTGACGCAATCGTTTCTGATGAAATCGTAGGTTATGTCAAAGCGAAATTCTCCTATGAGGTAAGCGGGCAAAGCTACACTGGCGAGGCTCTATCCAATTCATTAGCAGTTGCTGTGATTGGGGATGACGAGTGA
- a CDS encoding sugar phosphate isomerase/epimerase, producing the protein MMKTENKLLVEMSWWGMSGLQGTAGHAQDIEGKFKLIAENGFDGINAFVPATEESSLWKELLHKYNMSFSVNAYPSSLNEMSQFLEKAAAFENIGYINAQVMTPFLIGDSAIELLSGIDALSRQAGIPVYVETHRGTITQDLIRTRQYLQSLPELRLTIDYSHYVVAGELHTISDEAEQMLQSLLPNTHSIHTRISNGEQIQIDPGEAGNHPMVPHFSRWWGSAMRHWLNGQRKENDSFPVVVELGPASYAITSDEAGSRQSEISDRWSQSLYLKQLVRQLWQKEIQ; encoded by the coding sequence ATGATGAAAACAGAAAATAAATTGTTGGTTGAGATGTCCTGGTGGGGTATGAGCGGGTTGCAAGGAACAGCGGGGCATGCGCAAGATATAGAAGGGAAATTCAAGCTAATAGCAGAGAATGGTTTCGACGGCATTAACGCCTTTGTGCCGGCAACTGAGGAAAGCAGCTTATGGAAGGAGCTGCTCCATAAATACAACATGTCATTTAGTGTAAATGCTTATCCTTCTTCACTAAACGAGATGTCTCAGTTTTTGGAAAAAGCAGCAGCGTTCGAAAACATCGGCTACATCAATGCACAGGTGATGACGCCTTTCCTCATTGGCGATTCCGCCATTGAACTGTTATCTGGAATTGATGCACTGTCGAGGCAGGCGGGCATCCCGGTTTATGTAGAGACGCACCGAGGTACGATTACACAGGATCTCATCCGAACGCGGCAATATTTGCAGTCGCTGCCGGAACTGAGGCTTACGATTGACTATTCACATTATGTCGTAGCTGGTGAGCTTCATACGATTTCGGATGAGGCGGAGCAGATGCTGCAAAGCTTGCTGCCAAACACGCACAGTATTCATACCCGTATTTCAAATGGCGAGCAAATACAGATCGACCCGGGGGAAGCAGGCAATCATCCGATGGTACCCCATTTCTCCAGATGGTGGGGCAGTGCAATGAGACACTGGCTTAATGGACAAAGAAAAGAGAATGATTCATTCCCTGTCGTCGTTGAGCTGGGTCCTGCATCGTATGCGATTACGTCAGATGAGGCTGGTTCTCGGCAGTCGGAGATTAGTGACCGCTGGTCGCAGTCCCTTTATTTGAAGCAACTTGTGAGGCAGCTTTGGCAAAAGGAGATCCAATAA
- a CDS encoding phytanoyl-CoA dioxygenase family protein, translated as MTEALIALTEEQVNQFRTEGYIVIKGLFSQEDIRTIEDTFEEMSHKAVPGYFEPDLSGETDDPLKRYPRVMHPHRFNETSKKYLLHKPVMDVLADLYGEEALAAQSMFYYKPPGSRGQALHQDNFYLQVEPGNCIAAWTAIDAANEENGSLLVVPKTSEHEISCPEIADSTESFTSHFVKPPKDQKAMPVIMDKGDVLFFNGNLIHGSYRNKTKDQFRRAFICHYANASATHISDHYRPLFRQDGTAVDLEINPDGGPCGVEFDTAYPH; from the coding sequence ATGACAGAAGCATTGATTGCACTAACAGAAGAGCAGGTTAATCAATTTCGTACTGAGGGTTACATTGTGATAAAAGGTCTTTTCTCTCAGGAAGACATTCGCACGATAGAGGATACTTTCGAGGAAATGAGCCATAAAGCAGTGCCGGGTTATTTTGAGCCAGATCTGTCAGGGGAGACAGATGATCCGTTAAAGCGTTATCCGCGGGTCATGCATCCGCATCGCTTTAATGAGACGTCCAAAAAATATTTGCTCCATAAGCCGGTCATGGACGTATTAGCAGATCTTTATGGTGAAGAAGCGCTTGCAGCCCAAAGCATGTTTTATTACAAGCCGCCAGGCTCACGCGGTCAAGCGCTGCATCAGGACAATTTTTATTTGCAGGTGGAGCCTGGCAATTGTATCGCAGCTTGGACGGCGATCGATGCGGCAAATGAGGAGAACGGCAGCTTGCTTGTCGTTCCGAAGACGAGCGAGCATGAAATTAGCTGCCCTGAAATTGCGGATTCAACGGAATCGTTCACTTCCCATTTCGTTAAACCACCTAAGGATCAAAAGGCGATGCCGGTAATTATGGATAAGGGCGACGTGCTATTTTTCAACGGGAACTTGATCCATGGGTCGTATAGAAACAAAACAAAGGATCAATTCCGCAGAGCCTTCATCTGCCATTATGCGAATGCATCAGCAACTCATATTAGCGATCATTATCGCCCTTTGTTTAGACAGGATGGCACTGCCGTTGATTTGGAAATTAATCCGGACGGAGGACCATGCGGAGTTGAATTTGATACGGCCTATCCGCACTAA
- a CDS encoding helix-turn-helix domain-containing protein — translation MHPNHRKEAETEAHGGVFLSGLFDESDSYRYRRPNGISDWLIFYTLEGEGYLRTPAGERRCRKGQIGLLRAGIPHEYGTIAGSSWHFYWAHFQKLPEIDYLPKDESIVITIPDGNMRSRVQLTFDHILSDSRERASFWQMLCENALRQVILLTAQQLDKRLDPRIELALQYLSQHMEQPIRIEELARSVGLSLSRLSHLFKQETGMSVVEHLNHLRLQQAALLMEHMGRSATEAALDVGFNNYNHFAALFRKSYGVSPRTYKKDKTAHNE, via the coding sequence ATGCATCCAAATCATAGAAAAGAAGCTGAAACAGAAGCACATGGCGGTGTGTTTCTAAGTGGTCTATTTGATGAATCCGACTCCTATCGTTATCGCAGGCCAAACGGAATAAGTGATTGGCTTATCTTTTATACCTTAGAGGGTGAAGGCTATTTACGCACACCCGCTGGAGAGAGGCGCTGCCGCAAGGGACAAATCGGGCTGCTGCGCGCTGGCATTCCCCACGAGTATGGCACAATTGCGGGAAGCAGCTGGCACTTTTATTGGGCACATTTTCAGAAACTACCTGAAATCGACTATTTGCCAAAGGATGAAAGCATCGTCATCACGATTCCAGACGGCAATATGAGAAGTAGAGTACAACTCACCTTCGATCATATATTGAGTGATTCGAGAGAGCGGGCAAGCTTCTGGCAAATGTTATGTGAGAATGCACTGCGCCAAGTGATATTGCTCACAGCGCAGCAGCTAGATAAACGGCTGGATCCTCGCATCGAGCTTGCCCTGCAGTATTTATCACAGCATATGGAGCAGCCGATACGCATTGAAGAGTTGGCTCGGTCGGTTGGTTTATCTCTCTCGCGGCTATCCCATCTATTCAAGCAGGAGACAGGCATGAGCGTGGTCGAGCATCTGAATCATCTGCGGCTTCAGCAAGCGGCTCTTCTCATGGAGCATATGGGCCGTTCGGCAACCGAAGCTGCGCTTGATGTCGGCTTTAACAATTACAATCATTTTGCTGCATTGTTTCGCAAAAGTTATGGCGTAAGCCCACGAACATACAAAAAGGACAAAACCGCTCATAACGAGTAG
- a CDS encoding aldo/keto reductase translates to MEYIQIEGSPKQVSRLMKGSDYFYNDSYEKAATNLDAFLAIGGNSIDTAHIYCGGESEEVIGRYMQERGNREQLVILTKGAHHDHTGSRVSKEAIAHDLEISLKRLQTDYIDLYALHRDDPAVPAAEVIDILNEHVKAGTIRAIGVSNWTWQRIKEANEYAAANGLVGFSFSSPNLSLAKANEPFWHGCVSADEETCAWHEEEQFPLLSWSSQARGFFTGRFTPEVRDNEDLVRVFYSDENWERLARAKQLAAEKNVSAIQIALAYVLNQPFPTCALIGAQSAEELHSCDAGSLITLTKEEMDWLDLAVQKV, encoded by the coding sequence ATGGAATATATTCAAATTGAAGGTTCGCCCAAGCAGGTATCTCGCTTAATGAAGGGGTCGGATTATTTCTATAACGATTCCTACGAGAAAGCAGCAACTAATCTAGATGCTTTTCTAGCAATTGGAGGCAATTCAATTGACACAGCCCATATTTATTGCGGCGGGGAAAGCGAGGAAGTGATTGGCCGCTACATGCAGGAACGCGGCAATCGGGAGCAATTGGTTATTTTGACCAAGGGCGCACATCATGATCATACGGGTTCGCGTGTGAGCAAAGAGGCCATTGCTCATGATTTGGAGATTAGCTTGAAGCGTCTTCAAACCGACTATATCGACCTTTATGCATTGCATCGGGATGATCCGGCAGTACCAGCAGCAGAGGTTATCGATATTCTTAATGAGCATGTGAAAGCAGGAACTATTCGAGCGATTGGCGTATCTAACTGGACATGGCAGCGTATTAAGGAAGCGAATGAATACGCAGCTGCAAATGGACTTGTCGGTTTTTCATTCAGCAGTCCGAACCTTAGCCTTGCGAAAGCGAATGAACCGTTCTGGCATGGCTGCGTTTCTGCTGATGAGGAAACGTGCGCATGGCATGAGGAAGAGCAATTCCCGCTGCTTTCGTGGTCTTCGCAGGCAAGAGGATTTTTCACAGGTAGATTTACACCAGAAGTTAGAGATAATGAGGATCTTGTGCGCGTGTTCTATAGCGATGAGAACTGGGAGCGTCTGGCGCGTGCAAAGCAGTTGGCAGCTGAGAAAAACGTTAGTGCTATCCAGATAGCACTAGCATACGTGCTAAACCAACCGTTTCCGACTTGTGCCCTGATTGGCGCGCAATCAGCGGAAGAGCTTCATTCCTGTGATGCAGGCTCGCTAATTACGCTCACCAAGGAAGAGATGGATTGGCTTGATTTAGCCGTACAAAAGGTTTAA
- a CDS encoding Gfo/Idh/MocA family oxidoreductase: MGCAGIAKGAVIPGLHLSELNEVAAIASRDVDKAKKTAEELNIPTAYGSYEELLADASIDVIYIPLPNHLHREWTIRAAEAGKHILCEKPLALTAQEAAEMSEAAAKAGVLLSEAFMYRYHPRYDMIKKVIADGEIGDIRGIRSAFTFNNAGHKENVRYRKEWGGGSIYDVGCYPINAARLLLGKEPEAVTVQALFSPEHDHVDMMASGLIEFEGAVSLTFDCGMWAAFRNPLEVLGTEGIIEVPSAFVTGAPGSGNFFVDAKGERREVEVPHVNAYTLQADHMANAINGVSELQFGSSDGVNNMKVIDACLLSAHEHTRIKI, translated from the coding sequence ATGGGCTGCGCTGGAATTGCCAAAGGCGCAGTAATACCTGGCCTTCACCTTTCGGAATTAAATGAGGTAGCGGCTATTGCTAGCCGTGACGTGGACAAGGCAAAGAAAACGGCAGAAGAGCTGAATATCCCGACTGCTTACGGCAGTTATGAAGAATTGCTTGCGGATGCTTCTATTGACGTTATATACATTCCACTCCCAAATCATTTGCATAGAGAGTGGACGATCCGGGCTGCTGAAGCAGGAAAACATATTTTGTGCGAGAAGCCGCTTGCTTTGACTGCACAAGAAGCAGCTGAAATGTCTGAAGCTGCTGCGAAAGCAGGCGTGTTATTGTCCGAAGCTTTTATGTATCGCTATCACCCTCGATACGACATGATCAAGAAAGTGATCGCAGATGGGGAAATTGGCGACATTCGCGGCATTCGCAGCGCGTTCACCTTCAACAATGCAGGACATAAAGAAAACGTGAGATACCGCAAGGAGTGGGGAGGCGGCTCGATTTACGATGTAGGCTGTTATCCAATTAATGCTGCTCGCTTGCTGCTTGGCAAAGAACCTGAAGCGGTTACCGTTCAGGCTTTGTTCTCACCAGAGCATGATCATGTCGATATGATGGCCTCTGGATTAATCGAGTTTGAAGGTGCGGTTTCACTGACGTTTGATTGCGGCATGTGGGCAGCATTCCGCAACCCGCTTGAGGTGCTAGGTACAGAGGGTATTATCGAAGTGCCTTCCGCATTTGTGACTGGTGCGCCGGGCAGCGGTAATTTCTTCGTCGATGCAAAAGGAGAGCGCCGTGAAGTTGAGGTGCCGCATGTAAACGCCTACACTTTGCAGGCCGATCATATGGCAAATGCCATTAATGGTGTATCAGAGCTTCAGTTCGGCAGCTCTGATGGGGTTAACAACATGAAAGTAATCGATGCTTGCCTGCTTTCTGCTCATGAGCATACACGAATTAAAATATAA
- a CDS encoding AraC family transcriptional regulator encodes MQRQIHLLTLPNNPFFCLPESVGNYWNEPDHYTLRMAGALNNFNIHYVVSGKGYVEWDGEVHTLEAGEAVLYFPLQRQHYYSSKDDPWDIRWVHFYGSGLQDYMIERGFHKSQLWTIRQPTAWEQVHEDLLVEAEKSRMLHPTKLSALMYAILAVFIEQAVPISGSKASTSGNRILKLLPLMQQEAAEPFILEQWAEKAGVSPYYFCKLFRNVMEMTPMDFITRCRLQMAKQWLLERKDVNIGQIASDAGYPSVSYFNKRFMAHEGMTPTVYRQLYGV; translated from the coding sequence TTGCAAAGACAAATACATCTGCTTACGCTGCCAAATAATCCTTTTTTCTGTTTACCTGAATCCGTCGGGAATTACTGGAATGAGCCTGACCATTACACGCTTCGTATGGCGGGAGCGCTCAATAACTTTAATATTCATTACGTCGTTTCTGGGAAAGGTTATGTGGAATGGGATGGCGAGGTACACACCCTCGAGGCTGGTGAAGCTGTTCTATATTTCCCCTTGCAGAGACAGCATTACTACAGCAGCAAGGATGATCCGTGGGATATAAGGTGGGTTCATTTTTATGGGAGTGGGCTTCAAGACTATATGATCGAAAGAGGTTTTCACAAAAGCCAGCTCTGGACAATCCGTCAGCCAACCGCTTGGGAACAGGTGCATGAGGATTTGCTGGTCGAAGCAGAAAAGTCTCGCATGCTGCATCCGACCAAGCTTTCTGCTCTCATGTATGCCATACTCGCAGTATTCATCGAGCAAGCTGTACCGATATCCGGCAGCAAAGCTAGTACGTCCGGCAACCGAATCTTAAAGCTGCTCCCTTTAATGCAGCAAGAGGCGGCTGAGCCGTTCATACTCGAGCAATGGGCGGAAAAAGCAGGAGTTAGCCCCTACTATTTTTGCAAATTGTTCCGAAATGTGATGGAAATGACGCCAATGGACTTTATTACACGCTGCCGGCTTCAAATGGCGAAGCAATGGCTTCTGGAGCGCAAGGATGTTAATATCGGACAAATTGCTAGTGATGCCGGCTATCCGAGCGTCAGCTACTTCAACAAAAGATTTATGGCTCATGAGGGGATGACGCCTACGGTATATCGTCAGCTTTACGGGGTGTAA
- a CDS encoding ABC transporter ATP-binding protein: MDINEIRFSYDKKTFHLNGITSRIAEGRITTIIGPNGCGKSTLLGVMAKNLRPSEGEVLLNGKKLVQFKPKELGKKLAVVHQQQEAPADLTVEKLVRFGRLPHRGRWGQESELDDAAVDWALSCTNLLNKRKQSLAHLSGGERQRAWIAMALAQKTSLLFLDEPTTYLDIYHQIEILELVKTLNRKHGITIVMVLHDMNQAIRYSDHIIVMKLGCIVGEGAPETVVTAETIKQTYGVDVVIRNDGDTGLYMVPLGI, from the coding sequence ATGGACATTAATGAAATAAGGTTTTCATATGACAAAAAAACTTTCCATTTGAACGGAATAACCAGCCGTATCGCGGAAGGTCGGATTACGACGATCATTGGTCCAAATGGCTGCGGCAAGTCAACTCTGCTTGGTGTAATGGCGAAAAATCTTCGGCCAAGCGAAGGTGAGGTGCTGCTGAATGGAAAGAAGCTCGTGCAATTTAAGCCAAAGGAGCTTGGCAAGAAGCTGGCCGTGGTGCATCAGCAGCAGGAAGCGCCTGCAGATTTGACTGTAGAGAAGCTGGTTCGCTTCGGTAGATTGCCGCATCGGGGTCGGTGGGGACAAGAGAGCGAATTAGATGATGCAGCCGTGGATTGGGCGCTTAGCTGCACAAATCTGCTGAACAAGCGAAAGCAAAGTTTAGCGCATTTATCTGGCGGCGAACGGCAGAGAGCTTGGATCGCAATGGCGCTGGCACAGAAAACCTCGCTGCTATTTTTGGATGAGCCTACGACGTATTTGGATATCTATCATCAAATCGAAATATTAGAGTTAGTAAAGACGCTGAACCGCAAGCATGGAATTACGATAGTAATGGTCCTGCATGATATGAATCAGGCCATTCGATACAGCGACCATATTATTGTGATGAAATTAGGATGCATCGTAGGAGAAGGTGCTCCTGAGACAGTTGTGACTGCGGAAACGATTAAGCAAACGTATGGCGTTGATGTTGTGATAAGAAATGACGGAGATACCGGACTGTATATGGTTCCATTAGGAATTTAA
- a CDS encoding iron ABC transporter permease, whose translation MPKTIFSFIAITLLLLATIVYSMTTGSISVGFVELMKGLLGSPSEQVEVVRDLRLPRIIVALLTGAALAVSGVLLQAVMRNPLADAGVIGISSGAGLVSLLLVTIFPTLFFWMPLFSFVGGAIACLLVYSLSWRSGLSPLRLILVGVAVNATFTGLGQSFNYRGSYAVTSVNQAISSIFTMKTWDDVHMLTLYGGVGLLLSMLLGSWCNTLVLQDRTAQNLGLSVMKVRLLVSVVAVLLASVATAIGGLIVFVGLLVPHIARLLIGSDHKVLLPFSAIGGAWLILTADTLGRTLLAPTEIPASIVMTVIGGPFLIFLLRRSERVHGH comes from the coding sequence ATGCCAAAAACAATATTCAGCTTCATCGCAATTACGCTGCTCCTTTTGGCAACCATCGTATACTCCATGACGACTGGAAGCATCAGCGTAGGATTTGTTGAACTCATGAAAGGGTTGCTTGGCTCGCCAAGTGAACAGGTAGAGGTTGTTCGCGACCTGCGGCTGCCGCGTATAATCGTTGCTTTACTGACAGGGGCTGCGCTAGCTGTGTCTGGTGTACTGCTGCAAGCCGTAATGCGCAATCCGCTGGCGGATGCAGGCGTTATCGGCATTTCATCAGGGGCAGGCTTGGTTTCTTTGCTGCTCGTAACGATATTCCCGACATTGTTTTTTTGGATGCCGCTGTTTTCATTTGTTGGAGGAGCAATAGCTTGTCTATTGGTCTATTCGCTTTCGTGGCGCTCTGGACTCAGCCCGCTTCGGCTTATTCTGGTCGGTGTGGCGGTCAATGCTACATTTACAGGTCTTGGGCAGTCCTTTAATTATCGCGGCAGCTACGCGGTAACTAGCGTGAATCAAGCGATTTCCTCTATTTTTACAATGAAAACCTGGGATGATGTACATATGTTGACGCTGTATGGCGGTGTAGGCTTGTTACTCTCAATGCTGCTTGGCTCATGGTGCAATACGCTTGTTTTGCAGGATCGAACCGCTCAAAATCTTGGTTTGTCTGTTATGAAAGTAAGGCTGCTCGTTTCGGTTGTTGCCGTGCTTTTGGCTTCTGTTGCAACAGCTATTGGCGGGTTAATCGTGTTTGTCGGCTTGCTCGTCCCACATATCGCGAGGCTGCTCATTGGCTCAGACCATAAAGTGCTGCTGCCTTTCTCTGCGATTGGCGGAGCATGGCTCATTTTGACTGCGGATACGCTTGGCCGTACTCTTTTAGCCCCGACAGAAATTCCAGCTTCGATTGTCATGACAGTCATCGGCGGTCCTTTTCTCATCTTTTTGCTGCGAAGGAGCGAACGCGTCCATGGACATTAA